The following are encoded in a window of Halosolutus halophilus genomic DNA:
- a CDS encoding thiamine pyrophosphate-binding protein, with amino-acid sequence MARSSDAIAALFERAGIETVFGFPCEQMDPYYASIDGSTVRHVLARSEASAALMADGYARAARTTGVVDGVSGPGAAYMGVGLCEAAGASSPVLALTGGNDRETRGNGVIQDGDNEAILDPFTEATFDAETPGRAVEAVENALRVATTGVPGPAHVNLPEDVLAGETEREPRDDVSGIYPRTRPAPDPDAVDAIVDLLTRSESPVIVAGEGVVRADATAELTRFATTADVPVVTSMNGKGAIAETEPHALGVVGRWGFCQVANDAVEDADLVLGFGTRFGELTTVGWSLVPEDVPLVHVDLDPAWLGRNYEPTVAVQADLKSTLAALAESASSNGDRASRIDALAEARADWRAGFEDDLTSDETPVKPQRVIHELNDRLPAEAVLVSATSFPGFFSGAFYEPERAGLSYLQARGSDGINVCLPQALGVKTAMPDRPVVALSGDGGIGYHVADLETAVREDLSITVVVTNNGSLGSSKMSQLGTYSFDMSTDFHGGVDYAQVARGFGCAGETIEDPDRVGPAIEESLESDVPTLLDVRVDPYAAPPLLV; translated from the coding sequence CTTCGAGCGGGCGGGGATCGAGACGGTCTTCGGGTTCCCCTGCGAGCAGATGGATCCATACTACGCGAGCATCGACGGGTCGACGGTCAGGCACGTCCTCGCACGGAGCGAGGCGAGCGCAGCCCTGATGGCGGACGGCTACGCCCGGGCCGCGCGAACCACGGGCGTCGTCGACGGCGTCAGCGGTCCCGGGGCCGCGTACATGGGCGTCGGACTGTGCGAGGCCGCCGGCGCGTCGTCGCCGGTCCTCGCCCTCACCGGCGGCAACGATCGGGAGACCCGCGGCAACGGCGTCATCCAGGACGGGGACAACGAGGCGATCCTCGACCCGTTCACCGAGGCGACGTTCGACGCCGAAACGCCCGGCCGCGCCGTCGAGGCCGTCGAGAACGCGCTCAGGGTAGCCACGACCGGAGTTCCCGGTCCGGCACACGTCAACCTCCCCGAAGACGTCCTGGCGGGCGAAACCGAACGGGAGCCCCGCGACGACGTGTCCGGAATCTACCCGCGGACCCGGCCAGCACCCGACCCGGACGCCGTCGACGCGATCGTCGACCTGCTAACCCGGTCCGAGAGTCCCGTGATCGTCGCCGGCGAGGGCGTCGTCCGCGCGGACGCGACCGCCGAACTGACACGGTTTGCGACGACGGCTGACGTCCCCGTCGTGACCTCCATGAACGGGAAGGGAGCGATCGCGGAAACCGAGCCGCACGCGCTCGGCGTCGTCGGCCGCTGGGGGTTCTGTCAGGTGGCGAACGACGCCGTCGAGGACGCGGACCTGGTTCTCGGCTTCGGAACCCGGTTCGGCGAACTCACGACCGTCGGCTGGTCGCTGGTGCCCGAGGACGTGCCGCTGGTCCACGTCGATCTCGATCCCGCCTGGCTGGGGCGAAACTACGAACCGACGGTCGCCGTGCAGGCGGACCTCAAATCGACGCTCGCAGCGCTCGCCGAGAGCGCGTCGAGCAACGGCGACCGGGCGTCTCGAATCGACGCGCTCGCCGAGGCCCGGGCCGACTGGCGCGCGGGGTTCGAGGACGACCTGACGAGCGACGAGACGCCGGTGAAGCCACAGCGCGTAATTCACGAACTGAACGATCGACTCCCGGCCGAGGCGGTGCTCGTGAGTGCGACGAGTTTCCCCGGGTTCTTCTCGGGGGCGTTCTACGAACCCGAGCGGGCCGGCCTGTCCTACCTCCAGGCCAGGGGCAGCGACGGCATCAACGTCTGTCTCCCCCAGGCGCTGGGCGTCAAGACCGCGATGCCCGATCGGCCGGTCGTCGCGCTGTCCGGCGATGGCGGAATCGGCTACCACGTCGCGGACCTCGAGACCGCCGTTCGCGAGGACCTCTCGATCACCGTCGTCGTCACCAACAACGGTTCGCTCGGCTCCTCCAAGATGAGCCAACTCGGAACGTACAGCTTCGACATGTCGACCGATTTTCACGGTGGTGTCGACTACGCCCAGGTCGCTCGCGGGTTCGGCTGTGCGGGAGAAACGATCGAGGATCCCGACCGGGTCGGCCCGGCGATCGAGGAGAGTCTC